A DNA window from Thermoflexus sp. contains the following coding sequences:
- a CDS encoding DUF6036 family nucleotidyltransferase, whose protein sequence is MNREEILDTLRRLATFLHERGIQGDLYLVGGAAMAVAYNARRSTRDVAAIFEPKMEIYQAARQVADEMGLPEGWLNDAVKGFVGMEKPDPQPLPVLDEPGLRVMAASPRHLLAMKLLAARREDEEDIRYLLDMLNIRRPAEAFRILLETYPEARIPPRARFLVEEILGPEESQNEKPMSCHPEEG, encoded by the coding sequence ATGAACCGCGAGGAGATCCTGGACACGCTGCGGCGCCTGGCCACTTTTCTTCATGAGCGAGGCATTCAGGGTGATCTGTATCTGGTGGGTGGCGCAGCGATGGCCGTAGCCTACAACGCGCGACGGTCGACACGGGATGTCGCTGCGATCTTCGAGCCCAAAATGGAGATTTACCAGGCCGCACGTCAGGTGGCAGACGAAATGGGCTTGCCCGAAGGCTGGTTGAACGATGCGGTAAAAGGCTTCGTCGGAATGGAAAAGCCCGATCCGCAGCCGCTCCCTGTCCTGGATGAACCCGGTCTTCGCGTGATGGCTGCTTCTCCACGGCATCTTCTGGCCATGAAGCTGCTGGCAGCCCGACGGGAAGATGAAGAGGACATCCGTTACCTGCTCGATATGTTGAACATCCGGCGTCCAGCGGAGGCTTTCCGGATCCTGCTGGAGACTTACCCGGAGGCCCGGATTCCTCCGAGGGCGCGCTTTCTGGTCGAAGAGATTCTGGGACCCGAGGAGAGCCAGAATGAAAAGCCCATGTCCTGTCATCCTGAGGAGGGATAA